The following are encoded in a window of Cervus canadensis isolate Bull #8, Minnesota chromosome 11, ASM1932006v1, whole genome shotgun sequence genomic DNA:
- the SESN3 gene encoding sestrin-3, with product MNRGGSSPSAAASYLLCTNCRKVLRKDKRIRVSQPLTRGPSAFIPEKEVVQANTVDERTNFLVEEYSTSGRLDNITQVMSLHTQYLESFLRSQFYMLRMDGPLPLPHRHYIAIMAAARHQCSYLINMHVDEFLKTGGIAEWLNGLEYVPQRLKNLNEINKLLAHRPWLITKEHIQKLVKTGENNWSLPELVHAVVLLAHYHALASFVFGSGINPERDPEISNGLRLIPVNNFCVCDLANDNNIENASLTGSNFGIVDSLSELEALMERMKRLQEEREDEEASQEEMTTRFEKEKKESLFVVSGDTFHSFPHSDFEDDMIITSDVSRYIEDPGFGYEDFARRGEEHLPTFRAQDYTWENHGFSLVNRLYSDIGHLLDEKFRMVYNLTYNTMATHEDVDTTMLRRALFNYVHCMFGIRYDDYDYGEVNQLLERSLKVYIKTVTCYPERTTKRMYDSYWRQFKHSEKVHVNLLLMEARMQAELLYALRAITRHLT from the exons GTTGTCCAGGCAAACACAGTGGATGAACGTACTAACTTTCTGGTGGAAGAGTACTCTACATCCGGTCGCTTGGACAACATCACCCAGGTCATGAGCCTGCACACGCAGTACCTGGAGTCCTTCCTGAGGAGCCAGTTCTACATGCTGCGCATGGACGGCCCCCTCCCTCTACCGCACCGGCACTACATCGCCATCATG GCTGCAGCTAGACATCAGTGTTCTTACTTAATAAACATGCATGTGGATGAATTTTTAAAGACAGGAGGTATTGCTGAATGGTTGAATGGTTTGGAATATGTACCACAAAGACTGAAAAATCTTAATGAAATAAACAAGCTGTTAGCACACCGACCCTGGCTGATCACAAAAGAGCACATTCAG AAACTTGtcaaaactggagaaaataattGGTCTCTGCCTGAACTGGTACATGCTGTGGTCCTACTGGCTCATTATCATGCTTTGGCAAGCTTTGTGTTTGGTAGTGGCATCAATCCAGAAAGAGATCCAGAAATCTCCAATGGACTCAGGCTAATACCAGTCAacaatttctgtgtgtgtgatcTCGCTAATGACAACAACATAGAGAATGCATCCCTTACAGGCAGCAACTTCGGG ATTGTCGATTCTCTAAGTGAGCTAGAGGCCTTaatggaaagaatgaaaaggcttcaagaagaaagggaagatgaaGAGGCATCTCAGGAAGAAATGACCACTCGCtttgagaaggagaagaaagaaagtctTTTTGTGGTCTCTGGAGatacttttcattcatttcctcattcag ATTTTGAGGATGACATGATTATAACATCTGATGTCTCCCGATATATTGAAGACCCTGGTTTTGGATATGAAGACTTTGCCAGACGAGGGGAGGAACATTTACCAACTTTCCGAGCTCAG gaCTATACCTGGGAAAATCATGGGTTCTCCCTGGTGAACAGACTTTATTCTGATATTGGACATCTTCTTGACGAGAAGTTCCGCATGGTCTACAATCTCACCTATAACACTATGGCCACCCATGAGGATGTGGACACAACCATGCTGCGCAGAGCTTTATTTAACTATGTTCACTGTATGTTTGGAATCAG GTATGATGACTATGATTACGGAGAAGTTAATCAATTACTTGAACGAAGCCTGAAGGTTTACATTAAGACAGTGACCTGCTACCCTGAGAGGACTACCAAGCGCATGTATGATAGTTACTGGCGTCAGTTCAAACACTCAGAAAAG GTTCATGTCAATTTACTTCTAATGGAAGCACGGATGCAAGCTGAGCTTCTCTATGCTCTTCGTGCCATAACTCGGCATTTGACCTGA